One Nonomuraea rubra DNA window includes the following coding sequences:
- a CDS encoding DNA cytosine methyltransferase, with product MLNRLFPDDIDVVEMFAGGGGSGTGIAAVPGTKIKFAANHAKPAKWTYVQNHPDVDFWLGDVQAADAIERFPYASFFWASPACPAFSTASGETRYFDKENQMALWADDLDNLTEHQKTRIRSRALMEEVVTYLRHCQEKHGKPVLGFGVENVVQARLWAHWDRWIRELRKLGYIIQIHAVNAAHVQGRTTLPTPQSRDRMLISGIHESVGRTPNYRKWFDPYAFCPRHGGWVQAVRAWKKRGTDMGVYGIKNGQYVWVCPEVACQGQLIEPPRLPAAYTIDWTDLGTPIGSRKRTKKKPEGLAPKTIARIRAGVEEHWIKPFITPAGGTWNDGPRGVDEPIPALTTREANALVVPCEGRDGKVARPVSLPKRTSTTRNEDGIAFPPDAQPGVFPSFLSLMRSGRPRNTDPTTDTLATLVSNGSNHGLATDPAFKDDMLPLVFPFRGGGDEFKSRPAFEDPAHAVTAGGFHHGLGVPPGWQPPPALIMRNNGSRGDGREHVTPTSEHMRTVTTTGHQSLVTAPPGLPLPETLLMAYYGNGRTQSVHEPMGTVPTRDRWALLTPDGQIDVSSILFRMLRIPELQRAQSFPDRYVFVADSARDKVKLIGNAVPPPMAEILTCALIEAFLGIELSRFEYGLAA from the coding sequence GTGCTGAACCGGCTCTTCCCCGACGACATCGACGTTGTCGAGATGTTCGCGGGCGGTGGCGGCTCCGGTACTGGGATCGCCGCCGTCCCCGGCACCAAGATCAAGTTCGCCGCCAACCACGCCAAGCCCGCGAAGTGGACGTACGTCCAAAACCACCCTGACGTGGACTTTTGGCTAGGAGACGTCCAGGCGGCCGACGCGATCGAGCGGTTTCCCTACGCGAGCTTTTTCTGGGCAAGTCCCGCATGCCCCGCGTTCTCCACGGCCTCGGGCGAGACGCGGTACTTCGACAAGGAAAACCAGATGGCCCTCTGGGCCGACGACCTGGACAACCTGACCGAGCACCAGAAGACCCGCATCCGGTCCCGGGCGCTCATGGAGGAGGTCGTCACCTATCTGCGCCACTGCCAGGAGAAGCACGGCAAGCCGGTGCTCGGGTTCGGCGTCGAGAACGTCGTCCAGGCGAGGTTGTGGGCGCACTGGGACCGGTGGATCCGCGAGCTGCGCAAGCTCGGCTACATCATCCAGATCCACGCCGTCAACGCCGCCCACGTCCAGGGCCGCACTACGCTGCCGACCCCGCAGTCCCGCGACCGGATGCTTATCTCCGGCATCCACGAGTCCGTGGGCCGGACGCCGAACTACCGCAAGTGGTTCGACCCGTACGCGTTCTGTCCTCGCCACGGCGGATGGGTGCAGGCCGTTCGTGCGTGGAAGAAGCGCGGCACCGACATGGGCGTCTACGGCATCAAGAACGGCCAGTACGTGTGGGTGTGCCCCGAGGTCGCCTGCCAGGGGCAGCTCATCGAACCGCCCCGTCTACCGGCCGCGTACACGATCGACTGGACCGACCTCGGCACCCCGATCGGGTCCAGGAAGAGGACCAAGAAGAAGCCCGAGGGCCTGGCCCCGAAGACGATCGCCCGCATCCGCGCCGGAGTCGAGGAGCACTGGATCAAGCCGTTCATCACGCCGGCGGGCGGCACCTGGAACGACGGGCCCAGGGGAGTGGACGAGCCGATCCCCGCGCTCACCACGCGCGAAGCCAACGCGCTCGTCGTGCCATGCGAAGGCCGGGACGGGAAGGTGGCGCGGCCGGTCAGTCTGCCGAAGCGGACCAGCACCACCCGGAATGAGGACGGCATCGCTTTCCCCCCGGACGCGCAGCCAGGCGTGTTCCCCTCGTTCCTGTCGCTGATGCGCTCGGGTAGGCCGCGTAACACTGACCCGACCACGGACACGCTGGCGACCCTCGTGTCGAACGGCTCCAACCACGGGCTGGCCACTGACCCGGCATTCAAGGACGACATGTTGCCGCTGGTGTTCCCGTTTCGAGGCGGTGGCGACGAGTTCAAGTCCAGGCCCGCGTTCGAGGACCCAGCGCACGCGGTCACGGCCGGCGGCTTCCATCACGGGCTCGGCGTCCCTCCCGGCTGGCAGCCGCCGCCAGCGCTGATCATGCGGAACAACGGCAGCCGGGGCGACGGTCGCGAGCACGTCACCCCGACGAGCGAGCACATGCGCACGGTCACCACGACCGGGCACCAGTCGCTCGTCACCGCGCCGCCCGGCCTGCCCCTACCCGAGACGCTGCTCATGGCGTACTACGGCAACGGCCGCACGCAGAGCGTGCACGAGCCGATGGGGACGGTCCCAACCCGCGACCGGTGGGCGCTGCTCACCCCGGACGGCCAGATCGACGTGTCGTCCATCCTGTTCCGGATGCTCCGGATCCCGGAGCTCCAGCGGGCCCAGTCGTTCCCGGACCGCTACGTGTTCGTCGCCGACTCCGCCCGCGACAAGGTCAAGTTGATCGGCAACGCGGTCCCACCGCCGATGGCCGAGATCCTTACCTGCGCCCTCATCGAGGCGTTCCTGGGCATCGAGCTGTCCCGCTTCGAGTACGGCCTCGCAGCCTAA
- a CDS encoding XF1762 family protein, protein MSLRIVPVSFRDACGFVSMWHRHLQPPRGHKFSVGIADSADRLIGVAIVGRPVARRLDDGMTLEVIRTATDGTRNANSMLYGTAWRAAKALGYRRLITYNHTRVSGPVCGGSCLHWSCRSIRAGESGASLRAAGWRVIAQRRPKPGWDRPSRPRAANGSEGIPRTLWEAV, encoded by the coding sequence GTGAGCCTGCGCATCGTCCCCGTGAGCTTCCGCGACGCCTGCGGTTTCGTCTCGATGTGGCACCGGCACCTTCAGCCGCCCCGCGGCCACAAGTTCAGCGTCGGCATCGCGGACAGCGCCGATCGTCTCATTGGCGTCGCGATCGTCGGCCGGCCGGTCGCGCGCCGCCTCGACGACGGCATGACGCTGGAGGTCATCAGGACTGCGACGGACGGGACACGCAACGCCAACTCGATGCTGTACGGCACGGCCTGGCGGGCGGCGAAGGCTCTCGGGTATCGCCGTCTGATCACCTACAACCACACCCGCGTGTCCGGCCCGGTCTGCGGCGGCTCGTGTCTGCACTGGTCCTGCCGTTCTATACGCGCAGGTGAGAGCGGTGCCAGCCTGCGCGCGGCGGGCTGGCGCGTCATCGCGCAGCGTCGGCCCAAGCCCGGCTGGGACCGGCCCTCCCGTCCTCGGGCGGCCAACGGCAGCGAAGGGATCCCGCGCACGTTGTGGGAGGCGGTCTAG
- a CDS encoding HU family DNA-binding protein — MNKADVIEEFRQRTDAPSRAAAARSVEAFIDIIVGAVAAGGEVRIGRLGVFDRNYHKATARRNPNTNEVIDVPGKWVMRFRPAKAVKAAVNK, encoded by the coding sequence GTGAACAAGGCAGACGTCATCGAGGAGTTCCGCCAGCGGACGGACGCGCCGTCGCGAGCCGCCGCAGCGCGGAGCGTCGAGGCGTTCATCGACATCATCGTCGGCGCCGTAGCCGCCGGTGGAGAAGTCCGCATCGGCCGGCTCGGCGTCTTCGACCGCAACTACCACAAGGCCACGGCCCGCCGGAACCCGAACACCAACGAGGTGATCGACGTGCCCGGCAAGTGGGTCATGCGGTTCCGGCCGGCCAAGGCCGTCAAGGCCGCCGTCAACAAGTAA
- a CDS encoding YkgJ family cysteine cluster protein, producing MRRSDMDAALDELYAKVPQPGCKGLCVDSCGPVGMNPREHQRIRERGVNIPHHRDALAQLAETGDYTCPALKDGQCSVYDVRPMSCHLWGAVETMPCPYGCRPEEGLLPDAEGHALLAQSLDVGKPDALDAEQLGRLKQRFDDPQFRQTVRQYVQENRPAANPGQAIEHWRSKAAGYGLSVPTGPKKRPRRRRG from the coding sequence ATGCGACGATCTGACATGGACGCAGCCCTCGACGAGCTGTACGCCAAGGTGCCGCAGCCCGGCTGTAAGGGATTGTGCGTCGATAGCTGCGGCCCGGTAGGGATGAACCCGCGCGAGCACCAGCGGATCCGCGAGCGGGGCGTGAACATCCCGCACCACCGGGACGCGCTCGCCCAGCTCGCCGAGACCGGCGATTACACCTGCCCGGCGTTGAAGGACGGACAGTGCAGCGTCTACGACGTGCGGCCGATGTCCTGTCACCTGTGGGGCGCGGTCGAAACGATGCCTTGCCCGTACGGCTGCCGCCCGGAGGAGGGACTACTACCGGACGCGGAAGGGCACGCGCTCCTCGCGCAGTCCCTTGACGTTGGCAAGCCGGACGCGCTCGACGCTGAGCAGTTGGGGCGTCTCAAGCAGCGGTTCGACGATCCGCAGTTCCGGCAGACCGTACGACAGTACGTGCAGGAGAACCGGCCTGCTGCGAACCCCGGACAGGCCATCGAGCACTGGCGGAGCAAGGCCGCCGGGTACGGCCTCAGCGTGCCCACTGGGCCGAAGAAGCGGCCGCGCCGCCGGCGCGGATAG
- the tilS gene encoding tRNA lysidine(34) synthetase TilS encodes MTHVGPHPAVADVRRAVREALADVQKDALILTACSGGADSLALAAALAFVAPRLRLRAGLLTVDHQLQEGSRQRAETVAALGTDLGLTPSEVLTVTVGGEGGPEAAAREARYAALSEAADRHGAEAVLLGHTRDDQAETVLLGLARGSGPRSLSGMAATTGRYRRPLLHLPRATTVAACRAQNLDLWDDPHNADPRYTRVRVRHKILPLLEQELGPGVIEALARTAALAREDADALDEWADSAYQHSVRGDLGESVTLAVAELEKLPDAVRRRVLRRAAIAAGSPSGVLSATHVRALDRLVTHWHGQKAVNLPGGRSAVRRRGVLVIASDPTA; translated from the coding sequence ATGACACATGTGGGTCCGCATCCAGCCGTAGCCGACGTCCGCCGAGCCGTCCGCGAAGCCCTGGCCGACGTCCAGAAGGACGCGCTCATTCTCACCGCATGCAGCGGCGGGGCCGACTCGCTGGCCCTGGCCGCAGCACTGGCCTTCGTCGCCCCCCGCCTCCGCTTGCGCGCCGGCCTGCTGACCGTGGATCACCAACTCCAAGAGGGCTCGCGCCAGAGGGCGGAAACCGTGGCAGCCCTGGGCACGGACCTCGGCCTCACCCCCTCGGAAGTCCTCACCGTTACCGTGGGCGGGGAGGGCGGCCCAGAGGCGGCAGCACGAGAGGCCCGATATGCCGCGCTCAGCGAGGCAGCCGACCGGCATGGCGCAGAGGCCGTGCTGCTCGGACACACCCGCGACGACCAGGCCGAAACGGTGCTTCTCGGGCTGGCCAGGGGCAGCGGACCCCGGTCCCTGTCCGGCATGGCGGCCACGACGGGACGCTACCGGCGCCCCCTCCTGCACCTTCCCAGGGCTACCACCGTGGCCGCCTGCCGGGCGCAGAACCTCGACCTGTGGGACGACCCACACAACGCCGACCCGCGCTACACACGCGTCCGAGTGCGCCACAAGATCCTTCCACTCCTGGAGCAAGAGCTGGGGCCGGGGGTGATCGAGGCGCTGGCTCGAACCGCCGCGCTCGCGCGGGAAGACGCCGACGCGCTCGACGAGTGGGCCGACTCGGCTTACCAGCACTCTGTACGAGGCGACCTCGGCGAGTCGGTGACGCTGGCCGTGGCCGAGCTTGAGAAGCTTCCCGACGCGGTAAGACGACGGGTACTGCGGCGAGCGGCCATCGCCGCGGGCTCCCCGTCCGGCGTGCTGTCGGCCACTCACGTGCGGGCCCTGGACCGGTTGGTGACGCACTGGCACGGGCAGAAGGCCGTGAACTTGCCCGGGGGCCGGTCGGCCGTCCGGCGTCGTGGTGTTCTGGTGATCGCTTCCGATCCCACCGCGTGA
- a CDS encoding DUF6197 family protein yields the protein MTATVSGILTAAADRIESSGWASHYQQPGVSICDAIALEVRDVPGPNKLKAALLNAAFAALQHHIEPAGMSDWLRDPDRTQAEVVAALREAAERAPEEGHTP from the coding sequence ATGACCGCCACCGTGAGCGGCATCCTGACCGCCGCCGCGGACCGCATCGAGAGCAGCGGATGGGCCTCGCACTACCAGCAGCCAGGCGTTTCGATCTGCGACGCCATCGCGCTGGAGGTCCGTGACGTGCCTGGTCCCAACAAGCTGAAAGCAGCGCTCCTCAACGCGGCCTTCGCCGCACTCCAACACCACATCGAACCGGCAGGGATGTCCGACTGGCTTCGTGACCCCGACCGTACTCAGGCCGAGGTCGTTGCGGCTCTCCGGGAGGCCGCCGAGCGAGCCCCGGAGGAAGGACATACCCCGTGA
- a CDS encoding GntR family transcriptional regulator, whose product MPIYQVIIKAIKDDIAAGTLRPGQALPTEAEMCTIHQASRLTVRRALEVLREEDVIYTVRAEGSYVGPRDAPQIREPWEFEKIASEFADRIKRGDLKPDEVLPSQSELIEQYGVAKKTARAAMALLRDQGWVYTVPTIGTFVASRDKWPTES is encoded by the coding sequence GTGCCGATCTACCAGGTGATCATCAAGGCCATCAAGGACGACATCGCCGCCGGCACGCTGAGGCCCGGTCAAGCCCTGCCCACAGAGGCCGAGATGTGCACCATTCACCAGGCGTCGCGACTGACGGTGCGCAGAGCCCTGGAGGTCCTGCGCGAGGAAGACGTCATCTACACCGTTCGCGCCGAAGGGTCCTACGTGGGGCCCCGCGACGCCCCGCAGATCCGCGAGCCGTGGGAGTTCGAGAAGATCGCGTCCGAGTTCGCCGACCGCATCAAGCGGGGCGACCTCAAGCCGGATGAGGTGCTCCCCTCGCAGTCGGAGCTAATCGAGCAGTACGGCGTGGCCAAGAAGACCGCCCGTGCCGCCATGGCCTTGCTGCGAGATCAGGGGTGGGTGTACACGGTGCCCACGATCGGAACGTTCGTTGCAAGCCGCGATAAATGGCCTACGGAGAGTTGA